In Asterias rubens chromosome 15, eAstRub1.3, whole genome shotgun sequence, a genomic segment contains:
- the LOC117299832 gene encoding ATP-citrate synthase-like isoform X1 has product MSAKAIREAAGKNLLQKHLQCDVTAANRWATVTEDVNWDELTKENPWLLTEKLVVKPDQLIKRRGKLGLIKVGVDLQGVKEWLTTRLGKEFAIGEAKGNLNNFIIEPFIAHKPADEVYICIYCLRSCDVILFHHEGGVDIGDVDAKALKYEVGLNEDVTASTVKEKLLGKVPKGKQDMIAKFVEALYKQYRDLYFTYLEINPLVVTDKVYILDLAAKIDATAEYMCKAQWGDIDYPPPFGREAFPEEAYIADLDAKSGASLKLSILNQHGRIWTMLAGGGASVIYSDTICDMGGARELANYGEYSGAPSEQQTYEYAKTILSLMTREKHQEGKVLIIGGGIANFTNVAATFKGIVRALKEFKTKLIEYGVSIFVRRGGPNYQEGLRVMRELGSSLGVPMHVFGTETHMTAIVGMALGKREIPTMPTPGDQTTASFLLAGSASKKTVGSPDEEKPLPKPSADGAKSSAPSSDQGGQSQAAGGVAEAGGDAGAKRQLFTNQTKSFLYGMQPRAVQGMLDFDHSCRREEPSVVGMIYPFSGDHKQKFYWGHREILIPVYKSMEKAMKTHPDVDVVINFASLRSAYDSTVEVLQYPQIRTIAIIAEGIPENKTRMLIHLAQEKGVTVIGPATVGGIKPGCFKIGNTGGMLDNILSSKLYRPGSVAYVSRSGGMSNELNNIVSRNTDGVYEGVAIGGDRYPGTTFIDHLLRYHDDPNVKMLVMLGEVGGVEEYEICKSIETGRMNKPVVAWCIGTCATMFTSEVQFGHAGACANAESETATAKNQALRVAGAYVPKSFDDLGEKIGEVYNRLVAEGVIVPKPEIPPPTVPMDYSWARELGLIRKPASFMTSICDERGQELIYAGMPITEIFKEEIGIGGVLSLLWFQRRLPAYATKFIEMCLMVTADHGPAVSGAHNTIVTARAGKDLISSLCSGLLTIGDRFGGALDAAAKQFSTAYDSGLIPHDFVNKMRAEHKLIMGIGHRVKSINNPDMRVVILQQYAMDNFPETPLLNYALKVEKITTAKKPNLILNVDGLIGVAMVDLLRTCGAFTMEESTEFIEIGALNGLFVLGRSMGFIGHFLDQKRLKQGLYRHPWDDISYILPEME; this is encoded by the exons AAGTTGGTCGTCAAACCTGACCAGCTGATTAAAAGAAGAGGCAAGCTGGGATTGATCAAAGTCGGCGTTGACTTACAAGGTGTCAAGGAATGGCTGACAACGAGGCTCGGAAAAGAATTTGCC ATTGGGGAGGCCAAGGGGAATCTCAACAACTTCATCATCGAGCCGTTCATCGCCCACAAGCCGGCCGATGAAGTCTACATCTGCATCTACTGCCTGAGGTCATGTGATGTCATCCTCTTCCATCATGAGGGAGGGGTGGACATTGGTGACGTGGATGCCAAG GCTTTGAAGTACGAGGTTGGACTGAATGAAGATGTAACGGCCAGCACTGTTAAGGAGAAACTGCTGGGTAAAGTACCCAAGGGAAAACAAGA TATGATTGCCAAGTTTGTGGAGGCACTTTACAAACAATACAGAGATCTCTACTTCACTTATTTGGAGATTAACCCTCTGG TGGTAACAGACAAGGTGTACATCCTGGATCTAGCCGCTAAGATTGACGCTACAGCAGAGTATATGTGCAAGGCCCAATGGGGTGATATTGACTACCCACCACCCTTTGGTAGAGAGGCATTCCCTGAG GAAGCTTACATCGCTGACTTGGATGCCAAGAGTGGAGCATCCCTCAAGCTTTCCATCTTGAATCAACATGGCCGAATCTGGACAATGCTGGCAGGAGGTGGTGCTTCAGTTATTTACAG TGACACAATCTGTGACATGGGTGGTGCGAGAGAACTGGCCAACTACGGGGAGTACTCAGGAGCACCCAGCGAGCAGCAGACCTATGAGTATGCCAAGACGATACTGAGTCTCATGACTCGTGAGAAACACCAGGAGGGGAAGGTACTCATTATCGGTGGGGGAATTGCCAACTTCACCAACGTGGCTGCAACCTTCAAG gGTATTGTGAGAGCCCTGAAGGAATTCAAGACTAAGCTGATTGAGTACGGAGTGTCCATTTTCGTAAGGAGGGGTGGTCCCAACTACCAAGAGGGGCTGAGGGTGATGAGAGAATTAG GAAGTTCTCTGGGCGTACCGATGCATGTCTTCGGCACTGAGACCCACATGACGGCCATCGTTGGCATGGCGCTAGGCAAGCGTGAGATCCCCACCATGCCCACCCCGGGGGACCAGACCACTGCCAGTTTCTTACTCGCCGGAAGCGCC TCTAAAAAGACTGTGGGCAGCCCGGACGAA GAAAAGCCCTTGCCTAAACCCTCAGCGGATGGCGCTAAGagtagtgcgccctctagtgacCAGGGAGGACAGAGTCAAGCAGCCGGTGGAGTCGCAGAGGCTGGTGGTGATGCAGGAGCCAAGAGGCAGCTGTTCACCAATCAGACCAAG TCATTTCTGTATGGAATGCAACCACGAGCCGTACAAGGCATGCTGGATTTCGACCACTCCTGCAGACGTGAAGAGCCCTCTGTTGTCGGCATGATTTACCCATTCAG TGGTGACCACAAGCAGAAGTTTTACTGGGGTCACCGTGAGATCCTGATACCTGTCTATAAGAGCATGGAGAAAGCCATGAAAACCCACCCCGATGTGGATGTGGTCATCAACTTTGCCTCTCTACGGTCTGCATACGACAGCACCGTTGAGGTATTACAGTACCCTCAG ATCCGTACCATCGCCATCATTGCTGAGGGAATCCCAGAAAACAAGACCCGAATGCTGATCCATCTTGCCCAGGAGAAAGGAGTTACAGTCATCGGTCCAGCTAcg GTTGGCGGCATCAAACCAGGCTGCTTTAAGATCGGCAACACCGGAGGCATGCTTGACAACATCCTGTCCTCCAAGCTGTACCGTCCGGGGAGTGTGGCGTACGTCTCCCGATCTGGCGGTATGTCCAACGAACTCAATAACATCGTCTCACGCAATACTGATGGTGTGTACGAAGGCGTGGCCATCGGTGGTGACAG GTACCCAGGAACAACCTTCATTGATCATCTTCTGCGATACCACGATGACCCCAATGTCAAAATGCTGGTCATGCTGGGGGAG GTTGGTGGTGTGGAGGAGTACGAAATCTGCAAGTCTATCGAGACTGGTCGCATGAACAAACCGGTAGTGGCATGGTGTATTGGAACGTGCGCTACAATGTTCACGTCAGAGGTTCAGTTTGGGCACGCCGGAGCATGCGCCAACGCGGAGAGTGAGACTGCAACCGCTAAAAACCAGGCGCTGAGAGTCGCTGGAGCATACGTCCCAAAGAGCTTCGACGACCTCGGCGAGAAGATTGG ggAAGTGTACAATAGATTGGTAGCAGAAGGAGTCATCGTACCCAAGCCAGAGATCCCCCCACCAACAGTCCCAATGGACTACTCCTGGGCAAGG GAGCTTGGATTGATCCGCAAGCCAGCCTCATTCATGACGAGCATCTGTGACGAGAGAGGTCAGGAACTGATCTATGCAGGAATGCCAATTACGGAGATCTTTAAAGAAGAGATCGGGATCGGAGGTGTGCTGTCTCTCTTATGGTTTCAAAGAAg ACTACCAGCTTACGCCACCAAGTTCATTGAGATGTGTCTGATGGTAACCGCTGATCATGGTCCGGCTGTATCCGGTGCCCATAACACCATAGTAACGGCCAGAGCTGGTAAAGATCTCATCTCGTCTTTGTGCTCCGGACTTCTCACTATT GGTGATCGATTCGGTGGAGCATTGGACGCTGCAGCTAAGCAGTTCAGTACCGCTTACGATTCAGGTCTGATCCCTCATGACTTTGTCAATAAGATGAGAGCAGAGCACAAGCTGATCATGGGCATTGGGCACAGGGTCAAATCG ATTAACAATCCTGACATGAGAGTAGTGATTCTACAGCAGTATGCCATGGACAACTTCCCTGAGACGCCTCTATTAAACTACGCCCTCAAAGTAGAGAAGATTACCACTGCTAAG AAACCCAACCTGATTCTGAATGTGGATGGTTTGATTGGTGTTGCCATGGTAGACCTGCTAAGGACCTGTGGAGCATTTACAAt GGAGGAGTCTACTGAATTTATTGAGATCGGCGCCCTCAATGGTCTGTTTGTGCTAGGCAGGAGCATGGGATTTATTG
- the LOC117299832 gene encoding ATP-citrate synthase-like isoform X2 — protein MSAKAIREAAGKNLLQKHLQCDVTAANRWATVTEDVNWDELTKENPWLLTEKLVVKPDQLIKRRGKLGLIKVGVDLQGVKEWLTTRLGKEFAIGEAKGNLNNFIIEPFIAHKPADEVYICIYCLRSCDVILFHHEGGVDIGDVDAKALKYEVGLNEDVTASTVKEKLLGKVPKGKQDMIAKFVEALYKQYRDLYFTYLEINPLVVTDKVYILDLAAKIDATAEYMCKAQWGDIDYPPPFGREAFPEEAYIADLDAKSGASLKLSILNQHGRIWTMLAGGGASVIYSDTICDMGGARELANYGEYSGAPSEQQTYEYAKTILSLMTREKHQEGKVLIIGGGIANFTNVAATFKGIVRALKEFKTKLIEYGVSIFVRRGGPNYQEGLRVMRELGSSLGVPMHVFGTETHMTAIVGMALGKREIPTMPTPGDQTTASFLLAGSAEKPLPKPSADGAKSSAPSSDQGGQSQAAGGVAEAGGDAGAKRQLFTNQTKSFLYGMQPRAVQGMLDFDHSCRREEPSVVGMIYPFSGDHKQKFYWGHREILIPVYKSMEKAMKTHPDVDVVINFASLRSAYDSTVEVLQYPQIRTIAIIAEGIPENKTRMLIHLAQEKGVTVIGPATVGGIKPGCFKIGNTGGMLDNILSSKLYRPGSVAYVSRSGGMSNELNNIVSRNTDGVYEGVAIGGDRYPGTTFIDHLLRYHDDPNVKMLVMLGEVGGVEEYEICKSIETGRMNKPVVAWCIGTCATMFTSEVQFGHAGACANAESETATAKNQALRVAGAYVPKSFDDLGEKIGEVYNRLVAEGVIVPKPEIPPPTVPMDYSWARELGLIRKPASFMTSICDERGQELIYAGMPITEIFKEEIGIGGVLSLLWFQRRLPAYATKFIEMCLMVTADHGPAVSGAHNTIVTARAGKDLISSLCSGLLTIGDRFGGALDAAAKQFSTAYDSGLIPHDFVNKMRAEHKLIMGIGHRVKSINNPDMRVVILQQYAMDNFPETPLLNYALKVEKITTAKKPNLILNVDGLIGVAMVDLLRTCGAFTMEESTEFIEIGALNGLFVLGRSMGFIGHFLDQKRLKQGLYRHPWDDISYILPEME, from the exons AAGTTGGTCGTCAAACCTGACCAGCTGATTAAAAGAAGAGGCAAGCTGGGATTGATCAAAGTCGGCGTTGACTTACAAGGTGTCAAGGAATGGCTGACAACGAGGCTCGGAAAAGAATTTGCC ATTGGGGAGGCCAAGGGGAATCTCAACAACTTCATCATCGAGCCGTTCATCGCCCACAAGCCGGCCGATGAAGTCTACATCTGCATCTACTGCCTGAGGTCATGTGATGTCATCCTCTTCCATCATGAGGGAGGGGTGGACATTGGTGACGTGGATGCCAAG GCTTTGAAGTACGAGGTTGGACTGAATGAAGATGTAACGGCCAGCACTGTTAAGGAGAAACTGCTGGGTAAAGTACCCAAGGGAAAACAAGA TATGATTGCCAAGTTTGTGGAGGCACTTTACAAACAATACAGAGATCTCTACTTCACTTATTTGGAGATTAACCCTCTGG TGGTAACAGACAAGGTGTACATCCTGGATCTAGCCGCTAAGATTGACGCTACAGCAGAGTATATGTGCAAGGCCCAATGGGGTGATATTGACTACCCACCACCCTTTGGTAGAGAGGCATTCCCTGAG GAAGCTTACATCGCTGACTTGGATGCCAAGAGTGGAGCATCCCTCAAGCTTTCCATCTTGAATCAACATGGCCGAATCTGGACAATGCTGGCAGGAGGTGGTGCTTCAGTTATTTACAG TGACACAATCTGTGACATGGGTGGTGCGAGAGAACTGGCCAACTACGGGGAGTACTCAGGAGCACCCAGCGAGCAGCAGACCTATGAGTATGCCAAGACGATACTGAGTCTCATGACTCGTGAGAAACACCAGGAGGGGAAGGTACTCATTATCGGTGGGGGAATTGCCAACTTCACCAACGTGGCTGCAACCTTCAAG gGTATTGTGAGAGCCCTGAAGGAATTCAAGACTAAGCTGATTGAGTACGGAGTGTCCATTTTCGTAAGGAGGGGTGGTCCCAACTACCAAGAGGGGCTGAGGGTGATGAGAGAATTAG GAAGTTCTCTGGGCGTACCGATGCATGTCTTCGGCACTGAGACCCACATGACGGCCATCGTTGGCATGGCGCTAGGCAAGCGTGAGATCCCCACCATGCCCACCCCGGGGGACCAGACCACTGCCAGTTTCTTACTCGCCGGAAGCGCC GAAAAGCCCTTGCCTAAACCCTCAGCGGATGGCGCTAAGagtagtgcgccctctagtgacCAGGGAGGACAGAGTCAAGCAGCCGGTGGAGTCGCAGAGGCTGGTGGTGATGCAGGAGCCAAGAGGCAGCTGTTCACCAATCAGACCAAG TCATTTCTGTATGGAATGCAACCACGAGCCGTACAAGGCATGCTGGATTTCGACCACTCCTGCAGACGTGAAGAGCCCTCTGTTGTCGGCATGATTTACCCATTCAG TGGTGACCACAAGCAGAAGTTTTACTGGGGTCACCGTGAGATCCTGATACCTGTCTATAAGAGCATGGAGAAAGCCATGAAAACCCACCCCGATGTGGATGTGGTCATCAACTTTGCCTCTCTACGGTCTGCATACGACAGCACCGTTGAGGTATTACAGTACCCTCAG ATCCGTACCATCGCCATCATTGCTGAGGGAATCCCAGAAAACAAGACCCGAATGCTGATCCATCTTGCCCAGGAGAAAGGAGTTACAGTCATCGGTCCAGCTAcg GTTGGCGGCATCAAACCAGGCTGCTTTAAGATCGGCAACACCGGAGGCATGCTTGACAACATCCTGTCCTCCAAGCTGTACCGTCCGGGGAGTGTGGCGTACGTCTCCCGATCTGGCGGTATGTCCAACGAACTCAATAACATCGTCTCACGCAATACTGATGGTGTGTACGAAGGCGTGGCCATCGGTGGTGACAG GTACCCAGGAACAACCTTCATTGATCATCTTCTGCGATACCACGATGACCCCAATGTCAAAATGCTGGTCATGCTGGGGGAG GTTGGTGGTGTGGAGGAGTACGAAATCTGCAAGTCTATCGAGACTGGTCGCATGAACAAACCGGTAGTGGCATGGTGTATTGGAACGTGCGCTACAATGTTCACGTCAGAGGTTCAGTTTGGGCACGCCGGAGCATGCGCCAACGCGGAGAGTGAGACTGCAACCGCTAAAAACCAGGCGCTGAGAGTCGCTGGAGCATACGTCCCAAAGAGCTTCGACGACCTCGGCGAGAAGATTGG ggAAGTGTACAATAGATTGGTAGCAGAAGGAGTCATCGTACCCAAGCCAGAGATCCCCCCACCAACAGTCCCAATGGACTACTCCTGGGCAAGG GAGCTTGGATTGATCCGCAAGCCAGCCTCATTCATGACGAGCATCTGTGACGAGAGAGGTCAGGAACTGATCTATGCAGGAATGCCAATTACGGAGATCTTTAAAGAAGAGATCGGGATCGGAGGTGTGCTGTCTCTCTTATGGTTTCAAAGAAg ACTACCAGCTTACGCCACCAAGTTCATTGAGATGTGTCTGATGGTAACCGCTGATCATGGTCCGGCTGTATCCGGTGCCCATAACACCATAGTAACGGCCAGAGCTGGTAAAGATCTCATCTCGTCTTTGTGCTCCGGACTTCTCACTATT GGTGATCGATTCGGTGGAGCATTGGACGCTGCAGCTAAGCAGTTCAGTACCGCTTACGATTCAGGTCTGATCCCTCATGACTTTGTCAATAAGATGAGAGCAGAGCACAAGCTGATCATGGGCATTGGGCACAGGGTCAAATCG ATTAACAATCCTGACATGAGAGTAGTGATTCTACAGCAGTATGCCATGGACAACTTCCCTGAGACGCCTCTATTAAACTACGCCCTCAAAGTAGAGAAGATTACCACTGCTAAG AAACCCAACCTGATTCTGAATGTGGATGGTTTGATTGGTGTTGCCATGGTAGACCTGCTAAGGACCTGTGGAGCATTTACAAt GGAGGAGTCTACTGAATTTATTGAGATCGGCGCCCTCAATGGTCTGTTTGTGCTAGGCAGGAGCATGGGATTTATTG